A section of the Citrobacter farmeri genome encodes:
- a CDS encoding IbrB-like domain-containing protein, with protein MQQRLTQDLISFLSALSEEEKIKAINEFRMAIHSVSPFRNEPVDCVLWIKNKHISPNDYNPNNVAPPEKKLLLKSIEADGFTQPIVVTQSSPEEYEIVDGFHRHELGKGKASLRSRLKGYLPITCLEGDRHDRMAATIRHNRARGRHQIHAMSEIVRELALLGWEDAKIGNELGMDEDEVLRLKQINGLQELFASRRFSKAWTVK; from the coding sequence ATGCAACAACGATTGACACAGGATCTCATCAGCTTTCTCTCCGCTCTGTCTGAGGAAGAAAAAATTAAGGCTATCAATGAGTTCAGAATGGCGATTCACAGCGTCAGTCCGTTTCGTAACGAACCGGTTGACTGTGTGCTGTGGATAAAAAACAAACACATTTCACCTAACGATTACAATCCCAATAACGTCGCTCCGCCGGAGAAAAAGCTGCTGCTGAAATCTATCGAAGCGGATGGCTTTACCCAGCCCATTGTTGTTACCCAGTCCAGCCCGGAGGAATACGAGATCGTCGATGGCTTTCATCGCCATGAACTGGGGAAAGGCAAAGCTTCGCTCAGATCCCGTCTCAAAGGCTATTTGCCCATTACCTGTCTGGAGGGAGACCGCCACGACCGCATGGCGGCGACCATTCGCCACAACCGCGCCAGGGGGCGGCATCAGATCCACGCGATGTCTGAAATTGTGCGTGAACTGGCATTGCTGGGATGGGAAGATGCAAAAATCGGTAACGAACTGGGGATGGACGAGGACGAAGTCTTGCGCCTGAAACAGATCAATGGTCTTCAGGAGCTGTTTGCCAGTCGTCGGTTTTCAAAAGCCTGGACGGTGAAATAG
- a CDS encoding YbdD/YjiX family protein, translating to MFDTLSKAGKYLGQAAKLMIGVPDYDNYVEHMRMTHPDQTPMTYEEFFRERQDARYGGKGGARCC from the coding sequence ATGTTTGATACGCTTTCAAAAGCCGGGAAATATCTGGGCCAGGCCGCGAAACTGATGATTGGCGTGCCGGACTACGACAACTATGTTGAGCATATGCGCATGACCCATCCGGATCAGACGCCAATGACCTACGAGGAGTTTTTCCGCGAGCGCCAGGATGCACGCTATGGCGGAAAAGGCGGGGCGCGCTGCTGTTGA
- the cstA gene encoding pyruvate/proton symporter CstA: MNKSGKYLIWTVLSVMGAFALGYIALNRGEQINALWIVVASVCVYLIAYRFYGLYIAKNVLAVDPTRMTPAVRHNDGLDYVPTDKKVLFGHHFAAIAGAGPLVGPVLAAQMGYLPGMIWLLAGVVLAGAVQDFMVLFVSTRRDGRSLGELVKEEMGPTAGVIALVACFMIMVIILAVLAMIVVKALTHSPWGTYTVAFTIPLAIFMGIYLRYLRPGRIGEVSVIGLVFLVFAIISGGWVAESPTWAPYFDFTGVQLTWMLVGYGFVAAVLPVWLLLAPRDYLSTFLKIGTIVGLAVGILIMRPTLTMPALTKFVDGTGPVWTGNLFPFLFITIACGAVSGFHALISSGTTPKMLANEGQACFIGYGGMLMESFVAIMALVSACIIDPGVYFAMNSPMAVLAPAGTTDVVASAAQVVSSWGFAITPDTLHQIANEVGEQSIISRAGGAPTLAVGMAYILHGALGGMMDVAFWYHFAILFEALFILTAVDAGTRAARFMLQDLLGVVSPGLKRTDSLPANLLATALCVLAWGYFLHQGVVDPLGGINTLWPLFGIANQMLAGMALMLCAVVLFKMKRQRYAWVALVPTAWLLICTLTAGWQKSFSPDTKVGFLAIANKFQSMIDSGNIPPQYTESQLAQLVFNNRLDAGLTIFFMVVVVVLALFSIKTALAALKEDKPTAKETPYEPMPENVEEIVAQAKGAH; encoded by the coding sequence ATGAATAAATCAGGGAAATACCTCATCTGGACAGTGCTCTCGGTTATGGGCGCATTTGCTCTGGGCTATATTGCGCTAAACCGTGGGGAACAGATTAACGCGCTGTGGATAGTCGTGGCGTCGGTCTGTGTCTATCTCATCGCCTATCGTTTCTACGGTCTGTACATCGCCAAAAATGTGCTGGCAGTGGATCCGACGCGAATGACGCCTGCAGTGCGCCATAACGATGGGCTTGACTATGTGCCCACCGACAAAAAAGTGCTGTTCGGTCACCATTTTGCGGCGATTGCCGGCGCGGGGCCGTTAGTCGGACCGGTACTGGCGGCGCAAATGGGTTATCTGCCGGGCATGATCTGGCTGCTGGCCGGCGTGGTCTTAGCCGGAGCGGTACAGGATTTCATGGTGCTCTTCGTGTCGACTCGCCGGGACGGTCGCTCGCTGGGTGAACTGGTGAAAGAAGAGATGGGCCCAACCGCAGGGGTGATTGCGCTGGTGGCCTGTTTCATGATCATGGTGATTATCCTCGCCGTGCTGGCGATGATCGTGGTGAAAGCCCTGACGCACAGTCCGTGGGGGACTTACACCGTCGCGTTCACCATCCCGCTGGCGATCTTCATGGGGATCTATCTGCGCTACCTCCGTCCGGGGCGTATCGGCGAAGTGTCGGTTATCGGCCTGGTGTTCCTCGTTTTTGCCATCATCTCCGGCGGCTGGGTCGCGGAAAGTCCAACCTGGGCACCGTACTTTGACTTCACTGGCGTTCAGTTAACCTGGATGCTGGTGGGCTACGGGTTCGTGGCGGCGGTGCTGCCGGTATGGCTGCTGCTGGCTCCGCGCGACTACCTCTCTACTTTCCTGAAAATCGGTACGATTGTGGGTCTGGCGGTTGGCATTTTGATCATGCGCCCGACGTTGACGATGCCTGCATTGACTAAATTTGTCGATGGGACCGGGCCGGTGTGGACGGGTAACCTGTTCCCGTTCCTGTTTATCACCATCGCCTGTGGCGCCGTTTCGGGTTTCCACGCGCTGATCTCCTCCGGCACGACGCCGAAGATGCTGGCGAACGAAGGCCAGGCCTGCTTTATCGGCTACGGCGGGATGTTGATGGAATCGTTCGTCGCCATCATGGCACTGGTTTCTGCCTGTATCATCGATCCGGGCGTCTATTTTGCTATGAACAGCCCAATGGCTGTGCTGGCTCCAGCGGGCACCACTGACGTGGTGGCATCTGCCGCTCAGGTGGTCAGCAGTTGGGGCTTTGCCATTACGCCGGATACGCTGCATCAGATTGCCAACGAAGTAGGTGAGCAGTCGATTATCTCCCGTGCGGGCGGTGCGCCGACGCTGGCGGTGGGAATGGCTTATATCCTGCATGGCGCGCTGGGCGGCATGATGGATGTGGCCTTCTGGTATCACTTCGCCATTCTGTTCGAAGCGCTGTTTATTCTGACGGCGGTCGATGCCGGTACGCGTGCGGCGCGCTTTATGCTGCAGGACCTGCTGGGCGTGGTTTCTCCTGGCCTTAAACGTACAGACTCATTGCCTGCCAACCTGCTGGCGACTGCATTGTGCGTGCTGGCGTGGGGTTACTTCCTGCATCAGGGCGTGGTGGACCCGTTAGGCGGCATTAACACCCTGTGGCCGCTGTTTGGTATCGCCAACCAGATGCTGGCAGGTATGGCGCTGATGCTCTGCGCGGTTGTGCTGTTCAAGATGAAACGTCAGCGTTATGCGTGGGTGGCACTGGTGCCGACCGCATGGCTGCTGATTTGTACTCTGACGGCGGGCTGGCAGAAATCCTTCAGCCCGGATACAAAAGTGGGCTTCCTGGCTATCGCCAATAAGTTCCAGTCGATGATCGACAGCGGCAATATCCCGCCGCAGTACACCGAATCGCAACTGGCGCAACTGGTGTTTAACAACCGTCTGGATGCGGGCCTGACTATCTTCTTCATGGTAGTGGTCGTGGTTCTGGCGCTGTTCTCCATTAAGACGGCGCTTGCCGCACTTAAAGAGGATAAGCCGACGGCGAAAGAGACGCCGTATGAGCCGATGCCGGAAAATGTGGAAGAGATCGTTGCGCAGGCCAAAGGTGCCCATTAA
- the entH gene encoding proofreading thioesterase EntH, translated as MIWKRHLTLDELNATSQNTMVAHLGIVYTRLGDDVLEAEMPVDTRTHQPFGLLHGGASAALAETLGSMAGYLMTRDGQCVVGTELNATHHRAVSQGKVRGVCQPLHLGRQSQSWEIAVFDEQGRRCCTCRLGTAVLG; from the coding sequence ATGATCTGGAAACGTCATTTAACGCTCGACGAACTGAACGCCACCAGCCAGAACACGATGGTGGCACATCTGGGCATTGTCTACACCCGACTCGGTGATGACGTGCTGGAGGCCGAAATGCCGGTGGATACCCGTACGCATCAACCGTTTGGCTTACTGCATGGCGGGGCATCGGCGGCGCTGGCTGAAACGTTAGGGTCAATGGCGGGTTATCTGATGACCCGCGACGGACAATGCGTCGTCGGAACAGAACTGAATGCGACCCATCACCGTGCGGTTTCGCAGGGCAAGGTGCGCGGAGTCTGCCAGCCGCTGCATCTGGGACGACAAAGCCAGAGCTGGGAAATCGCGGTGTTCGATGAACAAGGGCGGCGATGCTGCACCTGTCGACTGGGAACGGCGGTGCTGGGCTGA
- the entA gene encoding 2,3-dihydro-2,3-dihydroxybenzoate dehydrogenase EntA → MIGFDFRGKTAWVTGAGKGIGYATALAFVEAGAQVTGFDREFALQDYPFTTEVMDVADAGQVAEVCQRVLAHSERLDVLVNAAGILRMGATDALSPRDWQQTFAVNVGGAFNLFQQTMAQFRRQQGGAIVTVASDAAHTPRIGMSAYGASKAALKSLALTVGLELADSGVRCNLVSPGSTDTDMQRTLWVSDDAEQQRIRGFAEQFKLGIPLGKIARPQEIANTILFLASDLASHITLQDIVVDGGSTLGA, encoded by the coding sequence ATGATCGGATTTGATTTTCGTGGCAAAACGGCGTGGGTCACTGGTGCGGGTAAAGGCATTGGTTATGCCACGGCGCTGGCGTTTGTCGAGGCCGGGGCGCAGGTCACGGGGTTCGATCGCGAGTTCGCTTTACAGGATTATCCGTTTACCACTGAAGTGATGGATGTGGCGGATGCCGGACAGGTGGCTGAGGTCTGTCAGCGCGTGCTCGCGCACTCCGAACGGCTGGATGTGCTGGTGAATGCCGCCGGGATTTTGCGCATGGGCGCAACTGATGCGCTAAGTCCGCGCGACTGGCAGCAGACGTTTGCCGTTAACGTCGGCGGCGCCTTTAACTTGTTCCAGCAGACGATGGCGCAGTTTCGCCGCCAGCAGGGCGGGGCGATAGTGACCGTGGCTTCTGATGCCGCGCATACGCCACGCATCGGCATGAGCGCCTATGGCGCGTCGAAGGCTGCATTGAAAAGTCTGGCGCTGACCGTCGGACTGGAGCTGGCGGACAGCGGGGTGCGTTGTAATCTGGTGTCACCCGGCTCCACGGATACTGACATGCAGCGTACGCTGTGGGTCAGTGATGACGCGGAACAGCAGCGTATTCGCGGCTTTGCGGAGCAGTTCAAGCTCGGCATTCCGTTGGGTAAAATCGCCCGTCCCCAGGAGATTGCCAACACGATTCTGTTCCTCGCCTCCGATCTGGCCAGCCACATTACATTGCAGGATATCGTGGTGGACGGCGGCTCCACGCTGGGAGCATAA
- a CDS encoding isochorismatase: MAIPKLQAYALPTALDIPVNKVNWAFDPERAALLIHDMQDYFVSFWGENCPMMEQVIANIAALRSYCKAHNIPVYYTAQPKDQSDEDRALLNDMWGPGLTRSPEQQKVVAALAPDEADNVLVKWRYSAFHRSPLELMLKETGRNQLIITGVYAHIGCMTTATDAFMRDIKPFMVADALADFSREEHLMSLKYVAGRSGRVVMTQELLPAPVPSSKDELRALILPLLDESDEPMDDENLIDYGLDSVRMMALAARWRKVHSDIDFVMLAKNPTIDAWWALLSREVR, encoded by the coding sequence ATGGCAATTCCTAAACTGCAGGCTTACGCGCTGCCAACCGCGCTTGATATTCCGGTCAATAAGGTCAACTGGGCGTTTGACCCGGAGCGTGCGGCGCTGCTGATCCACGATATGCAGGACTATTTCGTCAGCTTCTGGGGGGAAAACTGTCCGATGATGGAGCAGGTGATCGCCAATATCGCCGCGCTGCGCAGCTACTGTAAAGCGCACAATATTCCGGTTTATTACACCGCGCAGCCGAAGGATCAGAGTGATGAAGATCGCGCCCTGCTGAACGACATGTGGGGGCCGGGACTGACGCGCTCGCCGGAGCAGCAAAAAGTGGTCGCCGCGCTGGCACCGGATGAAGCCGATAATGTGCTGGTGAAATGGCGCTACAGCGCATTTCACCGTTCCCCGCTGGAACTGATGCTGAAAGAAACCGGCCGTAACCAGTTGATTATCACCGGAGTGTATGCACACATCGGCTGCATGACCACGGCGACGGACGCCTTTATGCGCGATATCAAGCCGTTTATGGTGGCGGATGCGCTGGCTGATTTTAGCCGTGAGGAGCACCTCATGTCGCTGAAGTATGTCGCGGGACGTTCAGGTCGCGTCGTGATGACTCAGGAGCTACTGCCTGCACCGGTGCCGTCAAGCAAAGATGAACTGCGGGCGTTGATTTTACCGCTGCTCGATGAGTCTGATGAACCGATGGATGACGAGAACCTGATCGACTACGGTCTCGACTCTGTACGGATGATGGCCCTGGCGGCGCGCTGGCGTAAAGTGCACAGCGATATCGACTTTGTGATGCTGGCGAAAAACCCGACCATTGATGCCTGGTGGGCACTGCTCTCCCGTGAGGTACGCTAA
- the entE gene encoding (2,3-dihydroxybenzoyl)adenylate synthase EntE encodes MSIPFTRWPDEFARRYREKGYWQDLPLTDILVRHAENDHTAVIEGERQLSYRELNQAADNLACTLRRQGLKPGETALVQLGNVVELYITFFALLKLGVAPVLALFSHQRTELTAYATQIEPALLIADRQHALFADNDFLNAFITQHKTIRVVHLLNDSGEHCLEAAISQPADAFVATPSPADEVAYFQLSGGTTGTPKLIPRTHNDYYYSVRRSNEICHFTADTRFLCAIPAAHNYAMSSPGSLGVFLAGGTVVLAADPSATLCFPLIEKHQINATALVPPAVSLWLQAINEWGSNAQLASLKLLQVGGARLSASLAARIPAEIGCQLQQVFGMAEGLVNYTRLDDSPERIINTQGRPMCPDDEVWVADADGNPLPQGETGRLMTRGPYTFRGYYKSPQHNASAFDANGFYCSGDLIAIDEDGYITVQGREKDQINRGGEKIAAEEIENLLLRHQAVIHAALVSMEDELMGEKSCAYLVVKEPLRAVQVRRFLREQGIAEFKLPDRVETVEALPLTPVGKVDKKQLRQWLATRSA; translated from the coding sequence ATGAGTATTCCTTTCACCCGGTGGCCTGACGAATTTGCCCGTCGTTACCGTGAAAAAGGCTACTGGCAGGATCTGCCACTGACGGACATTTTGGTCCGCCATGCCGAAAACGACCATACGGCGGTCATCGAGGGCGAGCGCCAGTTAAGCTACCGGGAACTTAACCAGGCGGCTGACAATCTCGCCTGTACGCTACGCCGTCAGGGGCTCAAACCCGGCGAAACCGCGCTGGTGCAACTGGGCAACGTGGTGGAGTTATACATCACGTTCTTTGCGCTATTGAAGCTTGGTGTCGCGCCGGTACTTGCCCTGTTCAGCCATCAGCGCACTGAACTTACCGCGTATGCGACGCAAATCGAACCTGCGCTGCTGATTGCCGATCGTCAGCACGCGCTGTTTGCCGACAATGATTTTCTGAACGCCTTCATTACTCAACATAAGACTATTCGGGTGGTGCATCTGCTCAATGACAGCGGTGAGCACTGCCTGGAAGCGGCGATAAGTCAGCCGGCAGACGCGTTTGTCGCCACGCCGTCGCCCGCGGATGAAGTGGCCTACTTCCAGCTCTCTGGCGGTACGACCGGGACGCCGAAACTGATCCCGAGAACCCACAACGACTATTACTACAGCGTACGCCGCAGTAATGAAATCTGTCACTTCACCGCCGATACGCGTTTTTTATGTGCGATCCCTGCTGCACATAACTACGCCATGAGTTCGCCTGGTTCGCTGGGCGTGTTTCTCGCGGGTGGCACTGTGGTACTGGCTGCAGATCCCAGCGCCACGCTGTGCTTTCCACTGATTGAAAAACATCAGATTAATGCGACGGCGCTGGTGCCGCCTGCGGTCAGCCTGTGGTTACAGGCGATTAACGAATGGGGCAGCAACGCGCAACTGGCTTCGCTGAAGCTCTTGCAGGTTGGCGGCGCACGCCTGTCCGCATCGTTGGCGGCGCGGATCCCGGCCGAAATTGGCTGTCAGTTACAGCAGGTTTTCGGCATGGCCGAAGGTTTAGTGAACTACACCCGTCTCGACGACAGCCCGGAGCGGATCATCAATACCCAGGGGCGTCCGATGTGTCCGGATGATGAAGTGTGGGTAGCCGATGCCGATGGCAACCCGTTGCCGCAGGGAGAAACGGGTCGGTTAATGACGCGTGGCCCGTACACCTTCCGCGGTTACTACAAGAGTCCACAGCATAACGCCAGCGCCTTTGACGCCAACGGTTTCTACTGCTCAGGCGATCTGATCGCTATCGATGAGGATGGTTACATCACCGTTCAGGGACGGGAGAAAGACCAGATCAACCGTGGCGGCGAGAAGATCGCAGCAGAAGAGATTGAAAACCTGTTGCTGCGTCATCAGGCGGTGATTCACGCGGCGCTGGTCAGTATGGAAGATGAACTGATGGGTGAGAAAAGCTGCGCGTACCTGGTGGTAAAAGAACCATTACGCGCGGTGCAGGTGCGCCGTTTCCTGCGTGAGCAGGGCATCGCTGAATTCAAGTTACCAGACCGGGTGGAAACCGTTGAGGCGCTGCCTCTGACCCCGGTCGGTAAAGTCGATAAAAAACAATTACGTCAGTGGCTGGCAACACGTTCGGCCTGA
- the entC gene encoding isochorismate synthase EntC produces MDTSLAEEVQQTMATLAPHRFFFMSPYRSFTTSGCFARFDEPAVNGDSPDSPFQQKLQKMFADAKAQGIANPVMVGAIPFDTRQPSSLFIPQSWQTFSRQEKQRSSCYFTDHQALNVTARKAIPEQETFEEMVARAAALTATPEVDKVVLSRLIDITTDVEINSGALLERLVAQNPVSYNFHVPLHDGGVLLGASPELLLRKEGERFSSLPLAGSARRQPDDVLDREAGNRLLASEKDRHEHELVTQAMKTVLCERCQDLQLPSSPQLITTPTLWHLGTPFEGTARAGENALTLACLLHPTPALSGFPHQAAKQLIADLEPFDRELFGGIVGWCDAEGNGEWVVTIRCATLRKNQVRLFAGAGIVPASSPVGEWRETGVKLSTMLNVFGLY; encoded by the coding sequence ATGGATACGTCTTTGGCCGAGGAAGTTCAGCAGACCATGGCAACACTTGCACCCCATCGCTTTTTCTTTATGTCGCCGTATCGGAGCTTTACGACGTCAGGATGTTTCGCCCGCTTCGATGAACCTGCCGTGAACGGCGATTCGCCAGACAGTCCCTTCCAACAAAAATTACAAAAAATGTTCGCCGATGCCAAAGCGCAGGGTATCGCCAATCCGGTCATGGTGGGGGCTATTCCGTTCGACACCCGACAACCATCGTCACTGTTTATTCCCCAAAGCTGGCAAACCTTTTCTCGCCAGGAAAAACAACGATCATCGTGTTACTTTACCGACCATCAGGCGCTGAACGTTACGGCTCGCAAAGCGATCCCAGAGCAGGAAACGTTTGAAGAGATGGTCGCGCGCGCCGCCGCGCTGACGGCGACGCCGGAAGTTGACAAAGTGGTGCTGTCGCGACTCATTGATATCACCACCGATGTCGAGATCAACAGCGGTGCGCTGCTTGAGCGTCTGGTGGCGCAAAACCCAGTTAGTTACAACTTTCATGTCCCGCTGCACGATGGTGGCGTTCTGCTCGGCGCGAGCCCGGAACTGCTGTTGCGCAAAGAGGGCGAGCGCTTTAGCTCACTGCCGCTGGCGGGCTCCGCGCGTCGTCAGCCTGATGACGTGCTGGACCGGGAAGCCGGAAACCGTCTGCTGGCCTCTGAGAAAGATCGGCACGAACACGAGCTGGTTACGCAGGCGATGAAAACCGTGCTGTGCGAACGCTGCCAGGATCTGCAACTGCCGTCTTCGCCGCAGCTCATCACCACGCCAACGCTCTGGCACCTCGGTACACCGTTTGAAGGAACAGCCAGGGCAGGAGAGAACGCCCTGACGCTGGCCTGTCTGCTGCACCCGACGCCTGCGCTGAGCGGCTTCCCGCATCAGGCGGCGAAACAGTTGATTGCTGATCTGGAGCCGTTCGACCGCGAACTGTTTGGCGGCATCGTCGGTTGGTGCGACGCCGAAGGCAACGGTGAATGGGTGGTGACCATCCGCTGCGCGACGTTACGTAAAAACCAGGTCCGCCTGTTTGCGGGCGCAGGGATCGTCCCGGCCTCTTCGCCGGTGGGAGAGTGGCGTGAAACCGGCGTCAAACTTTCCACCATGTTGAACGTTTTTGGATTGTATTAA
- the fepB gene encoding Fe2+-enterobactin ABC transporter substrate-binding protein: MPSLPGLLVTLFVFGFSSAHAADWPRQVTDVRGSHTLEHKPERIVSTSVTLTGSLLAIDAPVIASGATTPNNRVADDQGFLRQWGDVAKARKLTRLYIGEPNAEAVAAQMPDLILISATGGDSALALYDQLSPIAPTLIINYDDKSWQSLLTQLGDITGQEKQAAARIAEFDKQLTAVKQQLTLPPQPVSALVYTAAAHKANLWTPESAQGKMLEQLGFTLATLPGGLQASQSQGKRHDIIQLGGENLAAGLNGEALFLFAGDEKDEQAIYANPLLAHLPAVQNKRVYALGTESFRLDYYSAMRVLDRLSTLF; encoded by the coding sequence CTGCCTTCCCTGCCCGGCCTGCTCGTTACGCTCTTCGTTTTCGGATTCTCCTCAGCCCATGCCGCGGACTGGCCGCGTCAGGTGACTGACGTTCGCGGCAGCCACACGCTGGAGCACAAACCTGAACGCATCGTCTCTACCAGCGTCACGCTCACCGGCTCATTACTGGCGATTGATGCGCCGGTGATCGCCAGCGGGGCGACGACGCCGAACAACCGCGTCGCTGACGATCAGGGATTTTTGCGTCAGTGGGGTGATGTGGCAAAAGCACGCAAGCTGACGCGTCTGTATATCGGCGAGCCGAACGCTGAAGCTGTGGCTGCGCAAATGCCCGATCTCATTCTGATTAGCGCGACCGGCGGTGACTCCGCGCTGGCCCTGTACGATCAACTCTCCCCTATCGCCCCCACGCTTATCATTAATTACGACGATAAAAGCTGGCAGTCGCTGCTGACACAACTGGGCGATATCACTGGCCAGGAGAAACAGGCCGCCGCACGCATTGCTGAATTTGATAAGCAACTGACCGCCGTTAAGCAGCAGTTGACGTTGCCGCCACAACCGGTAAGCGCGCTGGTTTACACCGCCGCCGCCCACAAAGCCAACCTGTGGACGCCAGAGTCCGCGCAGGGCAAAATGTTGGAGCAGCTTGGCTTTACTCTGGCAACGTTGCCTGGCGGGCTGCAGGCCAGCCAAAGCCAGGGGAAACGTCACGATATCATTCAGCTTGGTGGTGAAAATCTGGCGGCCGGGCTGAACGGTGAAGCGCTGTTCCTGTTTGCTGGTGACGAAAAAGACGAGCAGGCAATTTACGCTAACCCACTGCTGGCACATCTCCCGGCGGTCCAGAACAAGCGGGTTTACGCCCTGGGCACCGAATCTTTCCGCCTGGATTATTACAGTGCGATGCGAGTGCTCGACCGCCTCTCCACGCTGTTTTAA
- the entS gene encoding enterobactin transporter EntS has product MNRQSWLLNLSLLKTHPAFRAVFLARFISIVSLGLLGVAVPVQIQMMTHSTWQVGLSVTLTGSAMFVGLMVGGVLADRYERKKVILLARGTCGIGFIGLCLNAMLPEPSLIAIYLLGLWDGFFASLGVTALLAATPALVGRENLMQAGAITMLTVRLGSVISPMLGGLLLATGGVAWNYGLAAAGTFITLLPLLSLPALPPPPQQREHPLKSLLTAFRFLLASPLIGGIALLGGLLTMASAVRVLYPALAVNWQMSAAQIGMLYAAIPLGAAVGALTSGQLAHSVRPGLIMLASSVGAFLAIGLFALMPVWALGVVCLALFGWLSAISSLLQYTMLQTQTPENMLGRINGLWTAQNVTGDAIGAALLGGLGAVMTPVASASFSGFGLVIVGLLLLLLLSELRRFRQTPPEPA; this is encoded by the coding sequence ATGAATCGACAATCCTGGCTGCTTAACCTCAGTTTGCTGAAGACACACCCGGCATTTCGCGCTGTCTTCCTGGCCCGTTTTATCTCTATTGTCTCGCTTGGACTGCTTGGCGTCGCGGTACCCGTGCAGATCCAGATGATGACGCATTCCACATGGCAGGTGGGGCTCTCGGTGACACTAACCGGCAGCGCGATGTTTGTCGGACTGATGGTCGGCGGCGTACTGGCCGATCGCTATGAACGCAAAAAAGTGATCCTGCTGGCGCGCGGCACCTGCGGCATTGGCTTCATCGGTCTGTGTCTGAACGCTATGCTGCCAGAACCTTCTCTTATTGCCATTTATCTGCTGGGCCTGTGGGACGGCTTTTTTGCCTCGCTGGGCGTGACGGCATTGCTGGCGGCGACGCCCGCGCTGGTGGGACGTGAAAACCTGATGCAGGCTGGGGCGATTACCATGCTGACCGTGCGTCTGGGTTCGGTGATTTCGCCCATGCTGGGCGGACTGCTGCTTGCCACCGGCGGTGTGGCATGGAACTACGGTCTGGCAGCGGCGGGCACTTTTATCACCTTACTGCCGCTGTTGAGCCTTCCGGCGCTGCCGCCCCCACCGCAGCAACGTGAACATCCGCTGAAATCGCTGCTGACGGCGTTTCGCTTCCTGCTTGCCAGCCCGCTGATCGGCGGCATTGCGCTACTTGGCGGTCTGTTGACGATGGCAAGCGCGGTGCGCGTGCTCTATCCGGCGCTGGCAGTTAACTGGCAGATGTCGGCGGCACAGATTGGCATGTTGTACGCCGCTATTCCGCTCGGGGCGGCAGTCGGCGCGCTCACCAGCGGGCAACTGGCGCACAGCGTGCGTCCGGGATTAATCATGCTGGCTTCGAGCGTAGGGGCGTTTCTGGCGATTGGCCTGTTTGCCCTGATGCCCGTCTGGGCGTTAGGCGTTGTCTGTCTGGCGCTGTTCGGCTGGCTGAGCGCGATTAGCTCGCTGTTGCAGTACACGATGCTGCAAACGCAGACGCCGGAAAATATGTTAGGTCGCATCAACGGCCTGTGGACGGCGCAGAACGTCACCGGAGATGCCATCGGTGCGGCGTTGTTAGGCGGTCTGGGGGCTGTTATGACGCCGGTGGCCTCGGCGAGCTTCAGCGGCTTTGGTCTGGTGATTGTGGGGCTGTTACTGCTGCTGTTGCTCAGTGAGTTACGTCGATTCCGGCAGACACCGCCGGAACCGGCATAA